Proteins encoded within one genomic window of Streptomyces sp. NBC_00523:
- the kynU gene encoding kynureninase — translation MSDLQERAQALDTEDALAPLRELFTLDDTVYLDGNSLGALPRHVPARVQEVLTREWGELRIRSWGESGWWTAPERIGDRIAPIAGAAAGQIVVGDSTSVNVFKALVAATRLAPEGRDEILVDAQTFPTDGYIAASAARMTGHRIVPVAPADVPDALGPRTAAVLLNHVDYRSGRLHDLPGLTAAVRAAGAIAVWDLCHSAGALPVGLDEHGVDLAVGCTYKYLNGGPGSPAYLYVAERHQASFDSPLPGWTSHADPFAMTPGYTPADGAVRGRVGTPDILSMLALEASLDVWDGVGIEAVRAKSLALTDFFLECVEAYAPEGRVTSVTPAAHAERGSQVALRCDDAEPVMAELIARGVVGDLRRPDVLRFGFTPLYVGFADAERAARVLAEVLGAPAA, via the coding sequence ATGTCTGACCTGCAGGAGCGCGCACAGGCGCTCGACACCGAGGACGCCCTCGCACCGCTGCGCGAGCTGTTCACCCTGGACGACACCGTCTACCTGGACGGCAACTCACTCGGCGCGCTGCCCCGCCATGTGCCCGCCCGGGTGCAGGAGGTCCTCACCCGCGAGTGGGGCGAGCTGCGCATCCGGTCCTGGGGCGAGAGCGGCTGGTGGACGGCGCCGGAACGGATCGGTGACCGCATCGCCCCGATCGCCGGCGCGGCGGCCGGCCAGATCGTCGTCGGGGACTCGACCAGCGTGAACGTCTTCAAGGCCCTCGTCGCCGCGACCCGGCTGGCGCCGGAGGGCCGCGACGAGATCCTGGTCGACGCGCAGACGTTTCCCACCGACGGCTACATCGCCGCTTCGGCGGCCCGGATGACCGGCCACCGGATCGTCCCGGTCGCCCCCGCCGACGTGCCGGACGCGCTCGGCCCGCGGACCGCCGCCGTCCTGCTCAACCACGTCGACTACCGCTCGGGCCGGCTGCACGACCTGCCGGGGCTGACCGCCGCGGTGCGGGCCGCGGGCGCGATCGCCGTCTGGGACCTGTGCCACAGCGCGGGCGCGCTCCCCGTCGGCCTGGACGAGCACGGCGTGGACCTGGCGGTCGGCTGCACGTACAAGTACCTCAACGGCGGCCCCGGTTCGCCCGCCTACCTGTACGTCGCGGAGCGCCACCAGGCGTCCTTCGACTCGCCCCTGCCGGGGTGGACGTCGCACGCCGACCCGTTCGCGATGACGCCCGGCTACACCCCGGCGGACGGTGCGGTCCGGGGCCGGGTCGGCACACCGGACATCCTGTCCATGCTGGCCCTGGAGGCGTCCCTCGACGTCTGGGACGGGGTCGGGATCGAGGCGGTCCGGGCCAAGTCCCTGGCCCTGACGGACTTCTTCCTGGAGTGCGTCGAGGCGTACGCCCCCGAGGGGCGGGTCACCTCCGTCACCCCGGCCGCCCACGCGGAACGGGGCAGCCAGGTCGCGCTGCGGTGCGACGACGCCGAGCCCGTGATGGCCGAGCTGATCGCGCGCGGTGTCGTCGGGGACCTGCGCCGTCCCGATGTGCTGCGGTTCGGTTTCACACCGCTGTACGTGGGGTTCGCGGACGCGGAACGCGCGGCGCGGGTTCTCGCGGAGGTTCTGGGCGCTCCGGCGGCGTAG